In uncultured Cohaesibacter sp., a genomic segment contains:
- the rpoC gene encoding DNA-directed RNA polymerase subunit beta' — protein sequence MNHEVMNLFSPQAQAQTFDQIRVSIASPEKILSWSFGEIKKPETINYRTFKPERDGLFCARIFGPIKDYECLCGKYKRMKYKGIICEKCGVEVTLSRVRRERMGHIELAAPVAHIWFLKSLPSRIGQLLDMTLKDLERVLYFENYIVVEPGLTPLKEYQLLTEEEYMIAQDEYGEDTFTAMIGAEAIREILASLDLEQISEKLRQEIAESTSSLKPIKLAKRLKIVEAFIESGNRPEWMIMTVVPVIPPDLRPLVPLDGGRFATSDLNDLYRRVINRNNRLKRLMELRAPDIIIRNEKRMLQESVDALFDNGRRGRVITGANKRPLKSLSDMLKGKHGRFRQNLLGKRVDYSGRSVITVGPELKLHQCGLPKKMALELFKPFIYSRLDAKGYSTTVKQAKKLVEKAKPEVWDILEEVIREHPVMLNRAPTLHRLGIQAFEPHLVEGKAIQLHPLVCSAFNADFDGDQMAVHVPLSLEAQLEARVLMMSTNNILHPANGEPIIVPSQDIVLGLYYLSIMNENEPGEGMLFSDIGELHHALETKAVTLHAKIKGRYKTIDEDGNPVTQIYETTPGRMLIGELLPRHPQVSFEACNKLMTKKEISKMIHFVYRACGQKETVIFCDKIMGLGFNRAFRAGISFGKDDMVIPDTKAGLIEETSAMAKEFETQYNDGLITQGEKYNKVVDAWAKCTDRVADEMMKRIQAIEYDEETKRQKPMNSVYMMAHSGARGSPAQMKQLAGMRGLMAKPSGEIIETPIISNFKEGLTVMEYFNSTHGARKGLADTALKTANSGYLTRRLVDVAQDCIITERDCGSEEGLEVRAIVDAGQVVATLGTRTKGRTAALDVVNPKTGEIIVPKGSIISEEHLEEIETCGLQSITVRSVLTCHSRNGVCAACYGRDLARGTEVNIGEAVGVIAAQSIGEPGTQLTMRTFHIGGTAQVVDSSFIESNFEGTIEIRNRNVARNSEGKLITLGRNVSIAIIDEEGNERSTNKVTYGTILHVDEGDKVKAGQRLAEWDPYTRPVLSEVSGVIDFEDVAEGLSVSEATDESTGITKRVVIDWRSNPRSADMKPAITVKDSSGAIKSLPRGGDARYMLQVEAILSVQPGTKVSAGDVLARIPMESAKTKDITGGLPRVAELFEARRPKDHAVIADHDGTIRFGRDYKNKRRIILEPADEKIEPIEYLIPKGRPFHLQEGDFIEKGDYILDGNPAPHDILAVKGVAALAEYLVNEIQDVYRLQGVGINDKHIEVIVRQMLQKIEIEDQGESYFLHGEHIDRLEFAEENERLAAEGKTPAKGKPVLLGITKASLQTRSFISAASFQETTRVLTEASVQGKIDTLEGLKENVIVGRLIPAGTGRVMSGLRRVATHRDDLILEERQRTQSLTNTPQILDLSSKEPAE from the coding sequence ATGAACCACGAGGTCATGAATCTTTTCAGTCCGCAGGCTCAGGCCCAGACTTTCGACCAGATTCGCGTTTCCATCGCGAGCCCGGAGAAAATTCTCTCCTGGTCATTCGGTGAAATCAAGAAGCCTGAAACGATCAACTATCGTACGTTCAAGCCTGAGCGTGATGGTCTTTTCTGTGCGCGTATCTTTGGTCCGATCAAGGACTATGAGTGCTTGTGCGGCAAGTACAAGCGCATGAAATACAAGGGCATCATTTGTGAAAAATGTGGCGTCGAGGTCACCTTGTCTCGTGTGCGTCGTGAACGCATGGGGCATATCGAACTCGCAGCTCCCGTTGCTCACATCTGGTTCCTGAAGTCCCTTCCCAGCCGTATCGGCCAGCTGCTCGACATGACGCTCAAGGATCTTGAGCGCGTTCTCTATTTCGAGAACTATATCGTTGTTGAACCGGGCCTGACGCCGCTCAAGGAATATCAGCTCCTCACAGAAGAGGAGTATATGATTGCTCAGGACGAATATGGCGAAGATACCTTTACGGCCATGATCGGCGCCGAGGCGATCCGTGAAATTCTGGCTTCTCTCGATCTGGAACAGATCTCTGAGAAACTGCGTCAGGAAATCGCCGAGAGCACCTCGTCCCTGAAGCCGATCAAGCTGGCCAAGCGTCTGAAGATCGTGGAAGCCTTCATCGAATCCGGCAACCGCCCGGAATGGATGATCATGACCGTCGTCCCGGTCATTCCACCCGATCTGCGTCCTCTTGTTCCGCTCGATGGCGGCCGGTTTGCCACGTCTGACCTCAACGATCTCTATCGTCGAGTGATCAACCGTAACAACCGTCTGAAGCGTCTGATGGAACTGCGTGCGCCGGATATCATCATCCGCAACGAAAAGCGTATGCTGCAGGAATCTGTTGATGCCCTGTTCGACAACGGTCGTCGTGGCCGCGTTATCACCGGTGCCAACAAGCGTCCGCTGAAGTCGCTGTCCGACATGCTCAAGGGCAAGCACGGTCGTTTCCGTCAGAACCTGCTCGGCAAGCGCGTCGACTATTCCGGTCGTTCCGTTATTACCGTGGGTCCTGAACTGAAACTGCATCAGTGCGGTCTGCCGAAGAAAATGGCGCTCGAGCTGTTCAAGCCGTTCATCTATTCGCGTCTGGACGCCAAGGGCTATTCGACCACTGTCAAGCAGGCCAAGAAGCTGGTTGAAAAGGCCAAGCCGGAAGTCTGGGATATCCTCGAAGAGGTGATCCGCGAACATCCGGTCATGCTGAACCGTGCGCCCACGCTGCACCGTCTGGGCATCCAGGCGTTTGAACCGCATCTGGTTGAAGGCAAGGCCATTCAGTTGCATCCGCTCGTCTGCTCGGCCTTCAATGCCGACTTCGACGGCGACCAGATGGCTGTTCACGTGCCGCTGTCGCTTGAAGCTCAGCTGGAAGCCCGCGTGCTGATGATGTCGACCAACAACATTCTGCATCCGGCCAACGGTGAGCCAATCATCGTGCCTTCGCAGGACATTGTTCTTGGTCTTTATTATCTGTCCATCATGAATGAAAACGAGCCGGGCGAGGGGATGCTGTTCTCTGATATCGGCGAGCTGCATCATGCTCTGGAAACCAAGGCTGTCACGCTGCATGCCAAGATCAAGGGCCGTTACAAGACCATCGACGAAGACGGCAATCCGGTTACGCAGATCTATGAGACGACGCCGGGTCGCATGCTGATTGGCGAGCTTCTGCCGCGCCATCCGCAGGTCTCGTTTGAAGCGTGCAACAAGCTGATGACCAAGAAAGAAATTTCCAAGATGATCCACTTCGTCTATCGGGCGTGTGGTCAGAAGGAAACGGTCATCTTCTGCGACAAGATCATGGGCCTCGGCTTCAACCGTGCGTTCCGCGCCGGCATTTCCTTCGGCAAGGACGACATGGTGATTCCGGACACCAAGGCAGGTCTCATTGAAGAGACCAGCGCCATGGCCAAGGAATTCGAAACCCAGTATAACGACGGTCTCATCACGCAGGGCGAGAAATACAACAAGGTTGTTGATGCCTGGGCAAAATGTACTGACCGCGTTGCTGATGAAATGATGAAGCGCATTCAAGCCATCGAGTATGATGAAGAGACCAAGCGTCAAAAGCCGATGAACTCGGTTTACATGATGGCGCACTCTGGTGCTCGTGGTTCGCCGGCTCAGATGAAGCAGCTGGCAGGTATGCGCGGCCTCATGGCAAAGCCTTCGGGCGAGATTATCGAAACACCGATTATCTCGAACTTTAAAGAAGGCCTCACCGTGATGGAATACTTCAACTCCACGCACGGTGCCCGTAAGGGTCTGGCTGATACGGCTCTGAAGACGGCCAACTCGGGTTATCTGACCCGTCGTCTGGTGGACGTTGCTCAGGATTGCATCATCACCGAGCGGGACTGCGGGTCCGAAGAAGGTCTGGAAGTTCGCGCTATTGTTGACGCCGGTCAGGTTGTTGCAACGCTTGGTACCCGTACCAAGGGCCGTACAGCCGCACTGGATGTTGTCAATCCGAAGACCGGTGAAATCATCGTTCCCAAGGGCTCCATCATTTCCGAAGAGCATCTTGAGGAAATCGAGACTTGTGGTCTTCAGTCCATCACCGTTCGCTCGGTACTGACCTGTCATTCCCGCAACGGTGTTTGCGCGGCATGCTATGGTCGTGACCTTGCTCGCGGTACGGAAGTCAACATTGGTGAGGCTGTCGGCGTTATCGCTGCCCAGTCTATCGGTGAGCCCGGCACGCAGCTGACGATGCGTACGTTCCATATTGGTGGTACGGCACAGGTGGTTGACAGCTCGTTCATCGAATCCAATTTCGAAGGCACGATCGAGATCCGCAATCGCAACGTTGCTCGCAACTCCGAAGGCAAGCTGATCACCCTTGGTCGGAACGTCTCCATTGCCATCATAGATGAAGAGGGCAATGAACGGTCTACCAACAAGGTCACCTACGGTACGATCCTGCATGTTGACGAAGGCGACAAGGTCAAGGCCGGACAGCGTCTGGCTGAATGGGACCCTTACACCCGCCCGGTTCTGAGCGAAGTGAGCGGCGTCATCGACTTCGAGGACGTTGCTGAAGGTCTGTCGGTCAGTGAAGCGACTGACGAGTCGACTGGTATCACCAAGCGCGTTGTTATCGATTGGCGGTCCAACCCGCGTTCTGCAGACATGAAGCCTGCGATCACAGTCAAGGACTCCAGCGGTGCGATCAAGTCGTTGCCGCGTGGTGGTGACGCCCGCTACATGCTTCAGGTCGAGGCCATTCTCTCGGTTCAGCCGGGTACGAAGGTTTCTGCCGGTGACGTTCTGGCTCGTATCCCGATGGAAAGCGCCAAGACGAAAGACATCACCGGTGGTCTGCCACGCGTTGCCGAACTGTTCGAAGCTCGCCGTCCGAAGGACCATGCTGTCATCGCCGATCATGATGGCACCATCCGTTTCGGTCGCGACTACAAGAACAAGCGTCGCATCATCCTTGAGCCGGCTGATGAAAAGATCGAGCCAATTGAATATCTGATCCCGAAAGGACGTCCTTTCCATCTTCAGGAAGGCGACTTCATTGAAAAGGGTGACTATATTCTCGACGGCAACCCGGCACCGCACGACATTCTGGCCGTCAAGGGCGTTGCAGCTCTTGCAGAATATCTCGTTAACGAGATCCAGGACGTTTACCGGCTGCAGGGTGTGGGCATCAACGACAAGCACATTGAAGTGATTGTCCGTCAGATGCTGCAGAAGATCGAAATCGAAGATCAGGGCGAAAGCTACTTCCTGCACGGCGAACATATTGATCGCCTGGAATTCGCAGAGGAAAACGAGCGTTTGGCTGCAGAAGGCAAGACGCCTGCAAAGGGCAAGCCGGTTCTGCTTGGTATCACCAAGGCGAGCCTGCAGACCCGTTCGTTCATCTCGGCGGCTTCGTTCCAGGAAACCACACGTGTTCTGACCGAAGCATCTGTACAGGGCAAGATCGATACTCTGGAAGGTCTGAAAGAAAACGTGATCGTTGGGCGTCTCATCCCGGCTGGTACCGGCCGCGTGATGTCTGGTCTGCGTCGGGTTGCTACCCATCGCGATGATCTCATTCTGGAAGAGCGTCAGAGAACACAGTCCTTGACCAACACGCCGCAGATCTTGGATCTGTCCTCCAAGGAACCTGCCGAATAG
- the rplJ gene encoding 50S ribosomal protein L10, giving the protein MDRAEKQELVASLQETLKGAEVVVVAHYAGLTVAEMTDLRSKMREAGVSVQVAKNRLVKLALQGTDAEPISDLFTGQTLIATSGDPVAAPKVASEFAKKNDKLVILGGAMGSTILDTAGVNVLATMPSLDELRGKIVGVLQAPATKIAQVLQAPGGQLARVFGAYAKKDEAA; this is encoded by the coding sequence TTGGATAGAGCGGAAAAGCAAGAGCTTGTCGCGTCCCTTCAAGAAACGCTGAAAGGCGCGGAAGTTGTGGTCGTTGCTCACTATGCTGGCCTCACCGTTGCAGAAATGACCGACCTTCGTAGCAAAATGCGCGAAGCCGGAGTATCGGTGCAGGTTGCCAAGAACCGTCTTGTCAAGCTCGCTCTTCAAGGCACGGACGCTGAGCCGATTTCTGACCTGTTCACAGGTCAGACCCTGATTGCCACTTCTGGTGATCCGGTAGCAGCACCGAAGGTGGCCTCGGAATTTGCCAAGAAAAACGACAAGCTCGTTATTCTTGGTGGTGCCATGGGGTCCACTATTCTCGATACCGCGGGCGTGAATGTACTTGCTACCATGCCGTCGCTTGATGAACTTCGCGGCAAGATCGTTGGTGTGCTTCAGGCACCTGCAACGAAAATTGCTCAGGTTCTGCAGGCCCCGGGCGGACAGCTCGCGCGTGTATTCGGCGCCTATGCCAAGAAGGACGAAGCGGCATAA
- the rpoB gene encoding DNA-directed RNA polymerase subunit beta — protein MAQTFSGRKRLRKYFGHIKEVAEMPNLIEVQKASYDQFLQVEEPASGRLDEGLQAVFSSVFPITDFSGASQLEFVRYEFEAPKYDTEECRMRGMTYSAPLKLTLRLIVFEVDEDTGAKSVKDIKEQDVYMGDMPLMTDKGTFIVNGTERVIVSQMHRSPGVFFDHDKGKSHSSGKLLFAARIIPYRGSWLDIEFDAKDVVYARIDRRRKIPVSSLLFALGLDTEEILDTYYEKISYQRDGNDWRVAFNPSALKGSKPDGDLINAETGEVVFESGKKLTVRQIKKLEETGLKYLKVTDEDFYGKYLAEDAVSYSSGEIFAEAGDEIDEKVLGVLKDASFEEISVLNIDHVTVGPYIRNTLAVDKNSSRESALFDIYRVMRPGEPPTIETAEAMFDSLFFDAERYDLSAVGRVKMNMRMDLDVADTVRILRKEDIVEVIRTLLDLRDGKGEIDDIDNLGNRRVRSVGELMENQYRIGLLRMERAIKERMSSIEIDTVMPQDLINAKPAAAAVREFFGSSQLSQFMDQNNPLSEITHKRRLSALGPGGLTRERAGFEVRDVHPTHYGRICPIETPEGPNIGLINSLATFARVNKYGFIEAPYRKVIDGRVTNDVVYLSAMEEAKHYVAQANVALTPEGGFVEETAICRHAGEVMNVPIERVDFMDVSPKQLVSVAAALIPFLENDDANRALMGSNMQRQAVPLVRAEAPFVGTGMEPVVARDSGAAIAATRTGVVDQVDSTRIVIRATEDIDPRKSGVDIYRLAKFQRSNQSTCINQRPLVAVGDLVQKGEIIADGPSTDLGDLALGRNVLVAFMPWNGYNFEDSILLSERIVKEDIFTSIHLEEFEVMARDTKLGPEEITRDIPNVSEESLKNLDEAGITYIGAEVKPGDILVGKITPKGESPMTPEEKLLRAIFGEKASDVRDTSLRMPPGTFGTVVEVRVFNRHGIEKDERAMSIEREEIERLAKDRDDEQAILDRNVYGRLADMLNGHVGTAGPKGFRKDTTISNSEMAEYPRSQWWLFAVDDDKLMGEIEALRNQYDESRKRLEQRFIDKVEKLQRGDELPPGVMKMAKVFIAIKRKIQPGDKMAGRHGNKGVVSKINPIEDMPYLEDGTHVDIVLNPLGVPSRMNIGQILETHLGWACAGMGKKIGKMYDEYRRSGNLEPLRLELKDVYHDNGKNLNVDDYDDDSVAKMAEQLRKGVSIATPVFDGAREPDVNDMLVQAGLDMSGQSWLYDGRTGEMFDRKVTVGYIYMLKLHHLVDEKIHGRSIGPYSLVTQQPLGGKAQFGGQRFGEMEVWALEAYGAAYTLQEMLTVKSDDVAGRTKVYEAIVRGDDTFEAGIPESFNVLVKEIRSLGLNMELEDSQRLLDLEPNDTPPADAAE, from the coding sequence ATGGCTCAGACGTTTTCCGGTCGCAAACGTTTAAGAAAATACTTCGGTCATATCAAAGAAGTGGCAGAGATGCCAAACCTCATTGAGGTGCAGAAAGCTTCTTACGACCAGTTCCTGCAAGTAGAAGAACCCGCCTCTGGACGCCTTGATGAAGGTCTCCAAGCGGTATTTTCTTCTGTGTTCCCAATCACGGATTTTTCCGGCGCCTCGCAGCTGGAATTCGTCCGTTATGAATTCGAAGCGCCGAAATATGACACTGAAGAGTGTCGTATGCGAGGCATGACCTATTCTGCTCCGCTGAAGCTGACCCTGCGTCTGATCGTCTTCGAGGTGGATGAGGATACCGGCGCCAAGTCGGTCAAGGATATCAAGGAACAGGATGTCTACATGGGCGATATGCCGCTCATGACGGACAAGGGTACCTTCATCGTCAATGGTACCGAGCGTGTCATCGTTTCCCAGATGCACCGTTCTCCTGGCGTGTTCTTCGATCATGACAAGGGCAAGAGCCATTCTTCGGGTAAGCTGCTGTTTGCAGCCCGCATCATTCCTTATCGTGGCTCCTGGCTCGATATCGAATTTGATGCGAAGGATGTTGTTTATGCTCGTATCGACCGTCGTCGCAAGATCCCTGTATCCAGCCTGCTGTTTGCACTTGGTCTGGACACGGAAGAGATTCTCGATACCTATTATGAAAAGATCTCCTATCAGCGCGACGGGAATGACTGGCGCGTTGCCTTCAATCCGAGCGCTCTGAAAGGCTCCAAGCCGGATGGTGACCTGATCAACGCCGAAACCGGCGAAGTGGTCTTCGAGTCTGGCAAGAAGCTGACCGTACGTCAGATCAAGAAGCTGGAAGAAACCGGCCTCAAGTATCTGAAGGTCACGGATGAGGACTTCTACGGCAAGTATCTTGCTGAAGACGCTGTGAGCTACAGCTCGGGCGAGATCTTTGCCGAAGCTGGCGACGAGATCGACGAGAAGGTCCTTGGTGTTCTCAAGGATGCTTCCTTCGAGGAAATCTCCGTTCTCAACATCGACCATGTCACTGTTGGCCCGTACATCCGCAACACGCTTGCTGTCGACAAGAACAGCAGCCGTGAATCTGCGTTGTTCGACATCTATCGCGTGATGCGTCCTGGTGAACCGCCGACCATCGAAACCGCCGAGGCGATGTTCGACTCGCTGTTCTTCGATGCCGAGCGCTATGATCTCTCCGCGGTTGGCCGCGTAAAGATGAATATGCGCATGGATCTCGATGTTGCTGATACGGTGCGCATCCTTCGCAAGGAAGACATTGTTGAAGTCATCCGTACCCTGCTTGACCTGCGTGATGGCAAGGGCGAGATCGATGACATCGACAACCTTGGCAACCGTCGTGTCCGTTCCGTTGGCGAGCTGATGGAAAACCAGTATCGCATCGGCCTTCTGCGCATGGAACGGGCGATCAAGGAACGTATGTCCTCGATCGAAATCGACACGGTCATGCCGCAGGATCTGATCAATGCGAAACCGGCCGCTGCTGCTGTTCGCGAGTTCTTCGGATCGTCGCAGCTCAGCCAGTTCATGGACCAGAACAACCCGCTCTCCGAGATTACGCACAAGCGTCGTCTGTCTGCGTTGGGCCCGGGTGGTCTGACCCGCGAGCGTGCAGGCTTCGAGGTTCGAGACGTGCATCCGACCCACTATGGTCGTATCTGCCCGATTGAAACGCCTGAAGGTCCGAACATCGGTCTGATCAACTCTCTGGCAACCTTCGCCCGCGTCAACAAATATGGTTTCATCGAAGCTCCTTATCGCAAGGTCATTGATGGTCGTGTAACCAATGATGTTGTCTATCTTTCTGCCATGGAAGAAGCCAAACACTATGTTGCTCAGGCCAACGTTGCCCTGACACCGGAAGGTGGGTTTGTTGAGGAAACGGCCATCTGTCGCCATGCTGGCGAAGTGATGAACGTTCCGATCGAACGCGTCGACTTCATGGACGTTTCGCCGAAACAGCTGGTGTCCGTTGCTGCGGCGCTCATTCCGTTCCTTGAGAACGATGACGCCAACCGCGCCCTGATGGGCTCGAACATGCAGCGTCAGGCCGTGCCGCTTGTCCGCGCCGAGGCTCCGTTCGTTGGAACGGGCATGGAGCCGGTTGTGGCTCGCGACTCTGGTGCTGCCATCGCTGCAACGCGTACCGGTGTTGTCGATCAGGTGGATTCGACCCGTATCGTTATCCGGGCAACCGAAGACATTGATCCGCGCAAGTCTGGCGTTGACATCTATCGTCTTGCCAAGTTCCAGCGTTCGAACCAGTCGACCTGTATCAACCAGCGTCCGCTGGTCGCCGTTGGCGATCTGGTTCAGAAGGGCGAGATCATTGCTGACGGCCCGTCTACGGATCTTGGCGATCTGGCGCTCGGCCGCAACGTTCTTGTGGCCTTCATGCCATGGAACGGCTACAACTTCGAAGACTCCATCCTGCTTTCCGAGCGTATCGTGAAAGAGGATATCTTCACCTCGATTCACCTCGAGGAATTCGAAGTAATGGCACGCGACACCAAGCTCGGGCCGGAAGAAATTACGCGTGATATTCCGAACGTATCGGAAGAATCGCTGAAAAACCTCGACGAAGCCGGCATTACCTACATTGGTGCCGAAGTGAAGCCTGGCGACATTCTGGTCGGCAAGATCACGCCGAAGGGTGAAAGCCCGATGACGCCGGAAGAAAAGCTCCTGCGAGCCATCTTTGGTGAAAAGGCTTCTGACGTCCGTGATACCTCGCTCCGCATGCCTCCGGGAACGTTCGGTACCGTTGTTGAAGTTCGCGTCTTCAACCGTCACGGCATCGAAAAAGACGAACGCGCGATGTCTATCGAGCGTGAGGAAATCGAGCGTCTGGCAAAAGACCGTGATGACGAGCAGGCCATTCTGGACCGCAACGTCTATGGTCGCCTTGCTGACATGCTGAACGGTCACGTCGGGACCGCCGGTCCCAAGGGCTTCCGCAAGGATACAACCATTTCCAACTCGGAAATGGCCGAATATCCGCGCAGCCAGTGGTGGCTGTTTGCCGTTGACGACGACAAGCTGATGGGCGAGATCGAAGCTCTGCGCAATCAGTATGACGAGAGCCGCAAGCGTCTTGAGCAGCGGTTCATCGACAAGGTCGAGAAGCTGCAGCGCGGTGATGAATTGCCACCGGGCGTCATGAAAATGGCCAAGGTCTTCATCGCCATCAAGCGTAAGATCCAGCCGGGTGACAAGATGGCTGGCCGTCATGGTAACAAGGGTGTGGTATCCAAGATCAATCCGATCGAGGACATGCCATATCTGGAAGACGGCACGCATGTCGACATCGTTCTGAACCCGCTGGGCGTGCCTTCGCGCATGAACATCGGTCAGATCCTCGAGACCCACCTGGGGTGGGCCTGTGCGGGCATGGGCAAGAAGATCGGCAAGATGTACGACGAGTACAGACGGTCGGGCAATCTTGAACCGCTGCGTCTCGAGCTCAAGGACGTTTATCACGACAACGGCAAGAACCTCAATGTCGACGATTATGACGACGACAGCGTCGCCAAGATGGCCGAACAGCTGCGCAAGGGTGTTTCCATTGCTACGCCGGTCTTTGACGGGGCTCGCGAGCCTGACGTCAACGACATGTTGGTTCAGGCTGGTCTCGACATGTCGGGTCAGTCCTGGCTCTATGACGGTCGTACCGGTGAGATGTTTGACCGCAAGGTGACGGTTGGGTACATTTACATGCTCAAGTTGCACCATCTGGTCGACGAGAAGATCCATGGTCGTTCCATCGGGCCATACAGTCTTGTTACCCAGCAGCCGCTTGGTGGTAAGGCCCAGTTCGGTGGTCAGCGCTTCGGTGAGATGGAGGTCTGGGCTCTGGAAGCTTATGGCGCAGCCTACACCTTGCAGGAAATGCTTACCGTCAAGTCGGACGACGTTGCCGGCCGTACCAAGGTCTATGAAGCCATTGTTCGGGGTGATGATACCTTCGAAGCCGGTATTCCGGAGAGCTTCAACGTTCTTGTGAAGGAAATCCGGTCTCTGGGTCTGAACATGGAGCTGGAAGACAGCCAGCGTCTGCTCGATCTGGAACCCAATGATACGCCGCCTGCGGACGCTGCAGAGTAA
- the rplK gene encoding 50S ribosomal protein L11, giving the protein MAKKIMGYLKLQVPAGAANPSPPIGPALGQRGLNIMEFCKAFNAKTQEMEKGQPIPVVLTIYQDKSFTFEMKTPPASFLIKKAAGLKSGSKAPGRDVAGKLTSAQVREIAEVKMKDLNANDVEAAMLQIEGTARSMGVEVVG; this is encoded by the coding sequence ATGGCAAAGAAAATTATGGGCTACCTGAAGCTTCAGGTGCCGGCAGGGGCCGCTAACCCGTCTCCTCCGATTGGTCCCGCTCTCGGTCAGCGCGGCCTCAATATCATGGAATTCTGCAAGGCGTTCAACGCCAAGACCCAGGAAATGGAAAAAGGTCAGCCGATTCCGGTTGTTCTGACCATTTATCAGGACAAGTCCTTCACTTTCGAGATGAAGACTCCTCCTGCATCCTTCCTGATCAAGAAAGCTGCTGGTCTGAAGAGCGGCTCCAAGGCTCCAGGTCGTGATGTTGCTGGCAAACTGACCTCTGCTCAGGTTCGTGAAATCGCGGAAGTGAAAATGAAAGACCTGAACGCCAACGACGTTGAAGCAGCGATGCTTCAGATTGAAGGCACCGCCCGTTCTATGGGTGTAGAGGTAGTGGGGTAA
- the rplA gene encoding 50S ribosomal protein L1, whose amino-acid sequence MAKVGKRIRAAREKVDATATYALADAVKLIKEASSTKFDETVEIALNLGVDPRHADQMVRGVCQLPAGTGKTVRVAVFARGDKAEEAKAAGADIVGAEDLVEIVQGGKIDFDRCIASPDMMPLVGRLGKVLGPRGMMPNPKVGTVTPDVAQAVKDSKGGSVEFRVEKAGIIHGGVGKVSFDEAALVENIKAFVSAVSKAKPAGAKGTYMQKMSLSSTMGPGLTVDLASVE is encoded by the coding sequence ATGGCTAAAGTCGGAAAACGTATCCGCGCTGCGCGCGAAAAAGTTGACGCTACTGCAACCTATGCTCTTGCAGATGCCGTTAAACTGATCAAGGAAGCCTCTTCTACCAAATTTGACGAGACTGTCGAAATCGCCCTCAACCTGGGTGTTGACCCGCGTCATGCCGACCAGATGGTCCGTGGCGTATGTCAGTTGCCTGCTGGTACCGGTAAAACCGTTCGTGTTGCGGTTTTTGCTCGCGGCGACAAGGCTGAAGAAGCCAAGGCAGCTGGTGCAGATATCGTCGGTGCTGAAGATCTCGTTGAGATCGTTCAGGGCGGCAAAATCGATTTTGACCGCTGCATTGCGTCCCCGGACATGATGCCGCTGGTTGGTCGTCTTGGTAAGGTTCTCGGCCCTCGCGGCATGATGCCGAACCCGAAAGTTGGTACCGTGACTCCTGACGTTGCTCAGGCTGTCAAGGACTCCAAGGGTGGTTCTGTTGAATTTCGTGTTGAAAAAGCCGGTATCATTCATGGCGGCGTTGGCAAGGTGAGCTTCGACGAAGCTGCGCTTGTGGAAAACATCAAAGCCTTTGTTTCTGCGGTTTCCAAGGCGAAGCCAGCCGGTGCCAAAGGTACTTACATGCAGAAAATGTCCCTGTCCTCCACTATGGGGCCTGGACTGACTGTAGATCTTGCTTCTGTCGAATAA
- the nusG gene encoding transcription termination/antitermination protein NusG gives MTTKPKRWYIVHAYSNFEKKVAEDIRQKAEQTGLSDLFDEVLVPTEKFVEVRRGRKVESERKFFPGYVLVKMAMTDDAYHLIKNTPKVTGFLGSDNKPMPISNAEAERLMSQVEDGVQKPLPTVTFEVGEQVRVSDGPFASFNGLVEEVDEERARLKVTVSIFGRATPVELDYNQVDKL, from the coding sequence ATGACGACGAAGCCAAAACGCTGGTATATCGTTCACGCCTATTCGAACTTTGAAAAGAAGGTGGCCGAAGACATTCGTCAGAAGGCCGAGCAGACCGGGCTGAGTGACCTGTTTGATGAAGTTCTGGTTCCGACTGAGAAATTTGTCGAAGTACGGCGCGGACGCAAGGTGGAATCCGAACGCAAGTTTTTCCCGGGCTATGTTCTGGTGAAGATGGCGATGACGGATGATGCCTATCACCTGATCAAGAATACGCCAAAGGTTACCGGCTTTCTTGGTTCTGACAACAAGCCGATGCCGATTTCCAACGCCGAGGCCGAACGTTTGATGTCGCAGGTTGAGGATGGTGTCCAGAAGCCTCTGCCGACTGTTACATTCGAGGTTGGCGAACAGGTCCGGGTTTCTGATGGGCCGTTTGCGTCCTTCAACGGGCTCGTGGAAGAGGTGGACGAAGAACGCGCACGCCTGAAAGTGACCGTGTCCATCTTTGGACGCGCGACCCCGGTCGAGCTTGATTATAATCAGGTCGATAAACTCTGA
- the rplL gene encoding 50S ribosomal protein L7/L12 → MADLEKLVEELSALTVMEAAELSKMLEDKWGVSAAAPVAVAAVAGAAVAEAAEEKTEFDVILASAGDKKINVIKEVRAITGLGLKEAKELVEGAPKPVKEGVDKAEAEELKKKLEEAGATVELK, encoded by the coding sequence ATGGCTGATCTTGAAAAGCTCGTAGAAGAACTCTCTGCACTGACTGTCATGGAAGCTGCAGAACTGTCCAAAATGCTCGAAGACAAATGGGGCGTATCTGCTGCTGCTCCTGTAGCTGTTGCTGCTGTCGCTGGCGCTGCTGTCGCTGAAGCTGCTGAAGAAAAAACCGAATTTGACGTGATCCTGGCTTCTGCTGGCGACAAGAAAATCAACGTCATCAAGGAAGTTCGCGCAATCACCGGTCTTGGCCTGAAAGAAGCTAAAGAGCTCGTAGAAGGCGCTCCGAAGCCGGTTAAAGAAGGCGTAGACAAGGCAGAAGCTGAAGAGCTGAAGAAGAAGCTCGAAGAAGCTGGCGCTACCGTCGAATTGAAATAA